A region of Argentina anserina chromosome 5, drPotAnse1.1, whole genome shotgun sequence DNA encodes the following proteins:
- the LOC126793850 gene encoding transcription factor MYBS1 — translation MPSSAAGWSREEDKAFENAIALHWIDDDEGASWDKIASLVPTKSMEELKRHYQMLVDDVSAIESGNVPVPTYGGEEASTSLSSSTARASSSSGGASASDKRLSHGNGGGFAALGHESSGHGSKGASRSEQERKKGIPWTEEEHRLFLLGLDKFGKGDWRSISRNFVISRTPTQVASHAQKYFIRLNSMNRDRRRSSIHDITSVNNGGDVPTHQAPITGQQSNAYAPTAAAIGPPSVKHRPQPHMAGLGMYGAPMGHPVSAPPGHMASAVGTPVMLPPGHHPHHAHPPPFVVPVAYPMAHPTMHQ, via the exons ATGCCGAGCAGCGCTGCAGGTTGGAGCCGGGAAGAAGACAAGGCCTTCGAGAACGCAATCGCCTTGCATTGGATCGACGACGATGAGGGAGCTTCCTGGGACAAGATTGCGTCTTTGGTTCCGACCAagagcatggaggagttgaaACGACACTACCAAATGCTAGTTGATGACGTCAGTGCAATTGAGTCTGGGAATGTTCCTGTTCCTACTTATGGTGGGGAAGAAGCTTCCACATCTCTGAGCAGTAGTACTGCTcgggcttcttcttcttctggtgGAGCTTCAGCTTCGGATAAGAGATTGAGTCATGGAAATGGAGGTGGGTTTGCGGCTTTGGGTCATGAATCTTCTGGCCATGGAAGTAAAGGAGCGTCCAGGTCAGAACAAGAAAGGAAGAAAGGGATTCCATGGACAGAAGAAGAGCACAG GTTGTTTCTACTTGGTCTTGACAAGTTTGGCAAGGGAGACTGGAGAAGCATTTCAAGGAACTTTGTCATTTCCAGGACCCCTACACAAGTGGCAAGCCATGCGCAGAAGTACTTCATCCGCTTGAACTCGATGAATCGAGACAGGAGGAGATCCAGTATCCATGACATTACCAGTGTCAACAATGGTGGGGATGTCCCAACCCATCAGGCACCAATTACAGGGCAACAGAGCAATGCATATGCCCCAACTGCAGCCGCGATAGGACCTCCATCGGTGAAGCATAGGCCTCAGCCGCATATGGCGGGTTTAGGCATGTATGGAGCGCCGATGGGGCACCCAGTTTCTGCTCCTCCAGGGCATATGGCGTCCGCAGTTGGCACTCCAGTCATGCTTCCTCCAGGACACCATCCCCATCACGCCCATCCTCCCCCATTTGTTGTCCCAGTTGCTTACCCAATGGCACATCCCACAATGCACCAATAA
- the LOC126793717 gene encoding uncharacterized protein LOC126793717, with translation MSRSPSFSVRSEFSPKLDPESLQQWVVAFCIIRFDLEQGQLIEECYPPGVLTQDEELEIAFSSFPDSVSQHQNRSSIHDCIFFFRFRRREGPQMDNVPSTEKLPTNLKSPRSSKSNSSSVTSRYMYGYVFNRQRHDERLKRGGEQKSVVILSHSPFSSVFRPLLQIMGPLYFDIGRKALEHIAAYVSMWPCPVPGKLMELPIGNAALKVNLPPAHSLPSGSGMLFEESASSMAPFLPNNQSVPQGLFHDSDIFAIFRGLLLQLWVLWELLLIGEPILIIAPTPPQCSEAVAGLVSLVAPLLFSVDFRPYFTIHDPEFAQLNSLRDGDTFPPMIFGVTNLFFLKSLRNMPHIVSVGSPAPNTNRLGLASRSSTGRLSGKPEGFGLQQLSLKRFSPSNLLNAIKLRRDGPLCLMTEHKEAVWSTYTATTKPDTSILNRLIDAGMSPRVEESMSVVNNEILRRHFLELTTNFLAPFGPYFKTRTPSEGSSPFVDPPPLIPFNDDEFLASLSARGPGKFLSKRMRSNWLDLYRRFLEGPNFAPWFQRRRTVAEQEQHRLWKQARINTDIHQLIFKMSELEVVDSFDAIERHILGETQLQQSGSNGSDSTGSAATCQKLKGDLQVVFNVLPKDVQQLLLLNPERAALLKGTSEDTKLPGPPHIQIGSPTSPR, from the exons ATGAGTCGTTCCCCTTCATTTTCAGTGAGGTCCGAATTTAGTCCAAAGCTTGATCCGGAATCTTTGCAGCAGTGGGTTGTGGCTTTTTGTATCATCAGGTTTGATCTCGAACAGGGTCAGCTTATCGAAGAGTGTTACCCACCTGGTGTTCTTACACAAGATGAGGAGCTTGAAATTGCTTTTAGTTCATTCCCAGATTCTGTTTCCCAGCATCAGAATCGCTCAAGCATTCATGACTGTATATTCTTTTTCCGGTTTCGAAGGCGGGAAGGTCCTCAAATGGACAATGTGCCTTCCACTGAGAAGTTACCTACAAACCTAAAATCCCCTAGAAGTTCAAAAAGTAACAGTAGTTCTGTTACTTCGAGATACATGTATGGTTATGTCTTTAATCGACAGAGACATGATGAGAGGCTAAAGCGAGGCGGTGAGCAGAAGTCTGTGGTAATTTTGTCACATAGTCCTTTCTCTAGTGTGTTTAGGCCTCTGTTACAAATTATGGGTCCTCTATATTTTGACATTGGAAGGAAGGCTCTTGAGCATATTGCTGCTTATGTTTCAATGTGGCCATGTCCTGTACCTGGTAAGCTAATGGAGCTTCCTATTGGCAATGCTGCTTTGAAGGTGAACTTGCCACCTGCGCATAGCTTGCCCTCAGGAAGTGGGATGTTGTTTGAGGAATCTGCATCCTCTATGGCCCCTTTTCTTCCTAATAATCAGTCAGTCCCACAGGGTCTTTTTCATGACTCAGATATATTTGCTATCTTCAGGGGTTTGTTGTTACAGCTCTGGGTTTTGTGGGAGTTGTTACTTATCGGTGAGCCCATTCTTATCATAGCTCCAACTCCTCCCCAATGTTCTGAGGCTGTTGCTGGTCTTGTGAGTTTGGTTGCGCCTCTACTTTTTAGTGTTGATTTTAGACCTTATTTCACCATCCATGACCCTGAATTTGCCCAGCTTAACTCGCTTCGTGATGGAGACACTTTTCCTCCTATGATTTTTGGTGTTACTAACCTCTTTTTCCTAAAATCTCTCCGTAATATGCCCCACATTGTTTCAGTTGGAAGCCCTGCTCCTAATACAAATCGGCTTGGTCTTGCTAGTAGGTCCTCTACAGGAAGACTTTCTGGTAAACCAGAAGGGTTTGGTCTTCAACAGCTTTCCCTTAAGAGATTTTCTCCTTCAAACTTGTTGAATGCTATCAAGTTAAGGAGAGATGGTCCTCTTTGTCTCATGACAGAGCATAAGGAAGCCGTTTGGAGCACTTACACCGCAACAACTAAGCCAGACACTTCTATCCTAAATAGGCTTATCGATGCTGGGATGTCACCACGGGTTGAGGAGTCAATGTCAGTTGTTAACAACGAGATACTGAGGCGTCATTTCTTGGAGCTCACCACCAACTTTTTGGCGCCTTTTGGCCCATATTTTAAGACTAGAACACCTTCAGAAGGATCTTCTCCGTTTGTAGACCCTCCTCCTCTCATTCCATTTAATGATGATGAGTTTCTGGCAAGTTTATCAGCAAGAGGACCTGGGAAGTTTTTATCAAAAAGGATGAGATCAAACTGGCTGGACTTATACAG GCGGTTCCTGGAAGGACCCAACTTCGCACCATGGTTTCAAAGAAGGCGTACTGTTGCTGAACAAGAGCAACATAGACTCTGGAAGCAGGCCAGAATTAACACCGACATACATCAGTTAATATTTAAGATGTCGGAATTGGAAGTTGTTGATTCCTTTGATGCTATTGAGAGACATATTCTTGGAGAAACACAG CTGCAGCAATCTGGAAGCAATGGCTCTGATAGCACAGGCTCTGCTGCGACTTGCCAAAAGCTAAAGGGAGATCTGCAGGTAGTTTTTAATGTGCTTCCCAAGGATGTGCAACAACTCCTACTTCTTAACCCAGAAAGGGCAGCTCTTCTGAAAGGAACCTCTGAAGACACAAAACTTCCTGGGCCCCCGCATATACAAATTGGATCACCAACTTCACCTAGGTAG